The following proteins are co-located in the Solenopsis invicta isolate M01_SB chromosome 7, UNIL_Sinv_3.0, whole genome shotgun sequence genome:
- the LOC105199808 gene encoding uncharacterized protein LOC105199808 produces the protein MNGVIWNKMLKTFVPISSVPSYAMMQQERLRQSRAIETHNFQLQNLTLTSIQEPHFFQFYDNNTKVTGLCGEMWNLLSESLNFTLQPVRANVDGLGKSVLTENNEFLTYEGLLGIIFRNETIAIPKLEMYPARLAAADFTIPFWMDRYQLYIRPEIVNENIWMVKVFSLNVWCIILIMYILLSLCTFLIQNIFRQNKDKYKNVSFGEHLFYNFGNICNQGRYK, from the exons ATGAATGGTGTGATTTGGAATAAAATGCTGAAGACATTCGTGCCAATTTCCAGCGTGCCGAGTTATGCTATGATGCAACAAGAACGCCTCAGACAGAGTCGAGCAATCGAGACCCACAATTTTCAACTACAAAATTTGACTTTAACATCTATCCAG gagcctcatttttttcagttttatgataataatacaaaagttaCAGGACTCTGCGGAGAAATGTGGAATCTACTTTCCGAATCTCTGAATTTTAC atTGCAGCCAGTGAGAGCAAACGTAGACGGTTTGGGCAAATCCGTTTTAACAGAAAACAATGAATTCTTGACTTACGAAGGATTATTAGGTATTATTTTTCGCAACGAAACCATCGCCATACCAAAGCTAGAAATGTATCCAGCGCGACTTGCGGCTGCCGATTTTACAATACCTTTTTGGATGGATAG atatcaGTTATACATTCGTCCAGaaatagtaaatgaaaatatatggATGGTAAAAGTATTCTCTTTGAATGTATGGTGCATTATATTGATTATGTATATACTACTGAGTTTATGCActtttttgatacaaaatatttttagacaaaataaagataaatataaaaatgtgtcttttggcgagcatttattttataactttggaAATATTTGTAATCAAGGTAGgtataaatga
- the LOC105199807 gene encoding uncharacterized protein LOC105199807 has protein sequence MNGVIWNKNKEDFVPISSVPMFAILQQERLRQSRTLETHDFQLQNLTLTSFEEPYFLEFYDNDMKVTGICGELWTLLSEKLNFTLQPVRSNVSGMGASEKYRNSTIFNQGLLGVISRNETIAIPKVEMYNSRRIAIDFTISLWMNSYRMYIQNKIIYDNTWMTKVFSWEIWCLILVMYLLLSACSFWSQTVFARTRNRERRRSTISDHIFYNFGMFCNQTYIPEDFIGRSRIIEVTLGLFCHMLSMGFGALLFIYLAKRFNFNPPFNDLNSLTTDTKYNIVTLKGSTGDILFKMATSKPYVQLRKTKRIVIASTNKEMFKLICMKDKKKYILVQGENEFKVRGQIGCHVTPVGEYLIKTWVTSGIAKNFKYKRTIDLGIIRLKEVGLWNALTDRWLIEKYRYTRLIRTRAIRFDQVSLIILMFFCGVITALIIFIIEKIVYTCER, from the exons ATGAACGGCGTAATTTGGAATAAGAACAAGGAGGATTTCGTGCCAATTTCTAGTGTGCCGATGTTTGCCATATTGCAACAAGAACGTCTTAGACAAAGTCGAACATTAGAAACTCACGATTTCCAACTGCAAAACTTGACTTTAACATCTTTCGAG GAACCGTATTTCCTCGAATTTTATGACAATGATATGAAAGTTACAGGAATCTGCGGTGAATTATGGACTCTTCTTtctgaaaaattgaattttac ATTGCAACCCGTAAGATCAAATGTAAGTGGCATGGGTGCATCAGAAAAATACAGAAACTCTACCATTTTTAACCAGGGATTATTAGGCGTAATTTCGCGCAATGAAACTATTGCGATACCCAAAGTCGAAATGTACAATAGTCGACGTATAGCTATTGATTTTACGATATCTTTATGGATGAATAG ttatcgaatgtatattcaaaataagataatatatgACAACACGTGGATGACGAAAGTGTTTTCCTGGGAAATATGGTGTCTTATATTGgtcatgtatttattattgagCGCATGCAGTTTTTGGTCACAAACTGTTTTCGCGCGAACTCGAAATAGAGAAAGAAGGCGCTCGACTATCAGCgatcacattttttataattttggaaTGTTCTGCAATCAGA CCTATATTCCGGAAGATTTCATTGGAAGATCAAGAATAATAGAAGTAACGTTGGGTCTCTTTTGTCATATGTTGTCCATGGGATTTGGAGCTttgttattcatttatttagcAAAAAGATTTAACTTTAATCCGCCGTTTAATGATTTGAACTCTTTGACGACCGATACTAAATATAACATTGTTACTTTGAAAGGTTCTACTGGAGATATCCTTTTTaag atggCGACTAGCAAGCCTTATGTACAATTAAGGAAGACAAAACGCATCGTTATTGCATCAACAAATAaggaaatgtttaaattaatatgtatgaaagataaaaagaaatatattttggtTCAAGGtgaaaatgaatttaaagtAAGAGGTCAAATTGGATGTCACGTAACCCCAGTTGGAGAATATTTGATAAAGACGTGGGTAACTTCTGGCATTGCGAAGAACTTTAAATACAAAAGGACAATCGATCTCGG gATTATCAGATTAAAAGAAGTTGGATTGTGGAATGCATTAACAGATCGTTGGTTGATAGAAAAATACCGATATACCAGGCTCATAAGAACGAGAGCGATTAGATTCGATcaagtttctttaataattttaatgtttttttgtgGAGTAATAACAGctcttattattttcataatcgAAAAAATTGTGTATACTTGTGAACGCTAA
- the LOC105199806 gene encoding LOW QUALITY PROTEIN: neuroglian (The sequence of the model RefSeq protein was modified relative to this genomic sequence to represent the inferred CDS: inserted 2 bases in 1 codon): MTMRLAVCIVSTLVLGTSAIIHVPNITQSPSDLSTVDGKIIQITCRVFGTPKPEVKWVRDGLELTGRRYKILDVGDLEIENVTFQDAGIYTCYASNTFGEVNASACLTVKEHTKITDEPEDYEVARGSNSIAKFRCKAIADPTLPLTIDWLSNGEPIDFKKQPRFVQINKYTLIIIGITELDSGVYTCIARTDLDEVRAQATLMVQTVPNAPRLVSTKCNPNSAIVEWIPMGDNRAPILHYIIQYNTTFTPDIWETSTNYVPATDLRYEVPMSPWANYTFHVLALNKIGLSLPSPHGDVCTTEADVPYKNPDNVMGKGTTPQNLVISWTTMPEIEHNGPKFLYKIFYKRDIPGENWVTVDVHDWKKNNVVVENQPTYQKYRIKVVAINEKGECRIPADEVIGYSGEDVPLQAPDNFTLNEIKSGTTAQLSWSPVPEETVRGELQGYKIQTWTDKDGEEGMREIDIRGGDKTHALIAEFVPYSKNFARILAYNGGYAGPASDTLSFDMPEGVPGRVLDFEVLNMGSSALFLKWTRPAETNGILTGYKIRCQVSNKVTDEETLLETKPHVVDAQATSTKLSALIPATLYIVTISATTRIGEGIYSMIVRSTWRPHRPDIPRFTWEAVQVEHGYSNVRVIWLPNLYGNPGSYFFVKYKLKGETIFLETKPEFQSTHIEIRFLQSGAIYTMSIVAVDGDYMTESVLKEIETNNEGPXIQPKENATAASIYVRFLYIMA; the protein is encoded by the exons ATGACAATGAGACTTGCCGTGTGTATTGTTTCTACGCTGGTGCTTGGAACATCAGCCATAA TACATGTTCCGAATATCACGCAATCGCCTTCGGACTTAAGCACGGTCGATGGCAAAATCATCCAGATCACGTGCCGCGTTTTTGGCACGCCTAAGCCCGAGGTCAAGTGGGTTAGGGACGGATTAGAATTGACCGGCAGACGTTACAAGATCCTGGATGTAGGTGATTTGGAGATCGAGAACGTGACATTTCAGGACGCCGGTATTTATACGTGTTACGCTTCCAATACATTCGGTGAGGTGAATGCGTCCGCCTGTTTGACAGTGAAAGAGCACACTAAGATAACGGATGAACCGGAGGACTATGAGGTAGCACGAGGTTCCAATTCCATTGCCAAATTCAG gTGTAAAGCCATTGCTGATCCCACTCTACCTCTAACCATAGACTGGCTGAGCAATGGTGAACCAATAGACTTCAAGAAGCAACCAAGATTTGTACAAATCAACAAATATACTCTAATAATCATAGGGATAACTGAATTGGATTCTGGTGTCTATACGTGTATCGCTCGCACTGATCTCGACGAGGTGAGAGCACAAGCGACGCTGATGGTTCAAACCGTACCTAATGCGCCGCGATTAGTCAGCACCAAGTGCAATCCCAACTCAGCTATCGTCGAATGGATACCTATGGGAGATAACAGAGCTCCTATTCtacattatataattcaatacaATACTACCTTTACACCGGATATTTGGGAGACATCCACAAATTATGTCCCAGCTACGGATCTGAGATACGAAGTACCTATGTCACCTTGGGCTAATTACACGTTCCACGTTCTTgcgttgaataaaattg GTCTTTCTCTACCGTCACCACATGGCGATGTTTGTACCACCGAAGCGGACGTTCCTTATAAAAATCCGGACAATGTTATGGGCAAGGGTACAACGCCGCAAAATTTGGTTATTTCGTGGACTACCATGCCGGAGATAGAGCATAATGGGCCCAAATTTctatacaagatattttataaaagagataTACCAGGTGAAAACTGGGTTACAGTTGATGTACatgattggaaaaaaaataatgtggTGGTGGAAAATCAACCTACTTATCAGAAATACAGAATTAAAGTCGTTGCGATAAACGAGAAAGGAGAATGTAGAATTCCAGCCGATGAAGTTATCGGATACTCCGGAGAAGACG TACCTCTACAAGCACCCGATAATTTTacactgaatgaaataaaatccGGTACAACCGCTCAGCTGTCGTGGAGTCCGGTACCAGAGGAAACGGTAAGGGGCGAATTGCAGGGTTACAAGATTCAAACATGGACGGACAAAGACGGCGAGGAGGGAATGCGGGAGATTGATATTCGTGGTGGAGATAAAACGCATGCTTTAATCGCGGAATTCGTTCCATATAGCAAAAATTTCGCAAGAATACTTGCTTACAATGGCGg GTACGCCGGTCCTGCGTCTGATACATTAAGCTTTGATATGCCGGAAGGAGTACCAGGACGAGTGCTCGATTTCGAAGTATTAAACATGGGATCCAGTGCGCTGTTTTTAAAGTGGACGCGGCCTGCGGAAACAAACGGTATTTTAACCGGATATAAAATTCGTTGTCAAGTTTCGAACAAAGTCACAGATGAGGAAACGTTACTTGAGACAAAACCGCATGTTGTCGATGCACAAGCTACGAGTACCAAATTATCCGCACTAATACCCGCCACGTTGTATATCGTTACCATTAGTGCCACAACCAGGATCGGTGAAGGCATTTA CTCTATGATCGTCCGAAGTACATGGAGGCCTCATCGACCTGACATCCCACGCTTTACATGGGAAGCCGTACAAGTGGAGCATGGATACTCAAACGTAAGAGTTATTTGGTTGCCGAATTTGTACGGTAATCCGGGAAGCTATTTTTTCGTCAAGTATAAGCTGAAAGGAGAAACGATATTTTTGGAGACAAAACCCGAGTTCCAATCGACTCATATTGAG ATACGTTTTCTTCAAAGCGGTGCAATTTACACAATGTCGATTGTCGCTGTTGACGGAGATTACATGACCGAGAGTGTTCTTAAAGAAATAGAGACAAATAATGAAGGGCC TATTCAACCTAAGGAGAATGCCACGGCTGCTAGTATATACGTAAGGTTTCTTTACATAATGgcataa